The Diorhabda sublineata isolate icDioSubl1.1 chromosome 6, icDioSubl1.1, whole genome shotgun sequence genome includes a window with the following:
- the LOC130445407 gene encoding H(+)/Cl(-) exchange transporter 7 isoform X1, producing the protein MMNNTNEESTSTSNLIADFEEMPPTKATIFRNVVSINNTDSDEDIRTQIVDSEDANTLSSVRRRVEISKEKVQTGSLNVLSAKYESLDYDTCENYLLLDEERKKGYKFIVQKSISRWLVFLLIGMITALIACVIDISIEELSTIKYASLSKHVDRYVTQGKLYVPYGLWILYNVIPVLIGSILVAYGEPIAAGSGIPQVKCYLNGVMVPRVVRIKTLMVKSIGVICSVVGGLAGGKEGPMIHSGAVVAAGISQGKSSTFKKDFNIFKYFREDHEKRDFVSGGAAAGVSAAFGAPVGGVLFSLEEGTSFWNQSLTWRTFFASVVSTFTLNVVLSAYHGVPGNLSYPGLLNLGKFDGFSYEFFELPIFLVMGAFGGLCGALWNHINYKITVFRMRYVRPRWLKVVEACIVAAVTATAGFLMMFIINDCKPLGLDPTKYPTQLYCADGEYNVLASIWFQTPEASVRSLFHDPPNTHNALALASFVVVYFFLAVWTFGLSTSNGLFIPTLLTGAAWGRLVSIGIYSIFPNSVIVSGKYALIGAAAQLGGVVRMTISLTVIIIETTGNVTFALPLIITLIAAKWTGDFFNEGIYDTLIQLWGIPLLPWEPPPLVHNIYASEVMSHPVVTLKCVENVGHIVELLKLTSYNGYPVVDPPLTDQSEVTTYGRIRGLILRSQLVVILQKKIFNETADDWDSISASIFRDAYPRYPTIKDLVISDIEKTYYIDLRPFMNPSPYTVLHSSSLPRMFKIFRGLGLRHLPIVNDSNEVVGMVTRKDLARYRVWRHRGHMGVEELLISKEI; encoded by the exons atgatgAATAACACAAATGAAGAGAGCACTTCTACTAGTAATCTAATAGCTGATTTCGAAGAAATGCCACCCACCAAAGCAACAATATTTAGG aacGTAGTATCAATAAATAACACAGATAGTGACGAGGACATTAGAACTCAAATTGTGGATTCAGAAGATGCTAATACATTGTCATCAGTAAGACGGAGGGTAGAGATAAGCAAAGAAAAAGTACAAACTGGGTCACTTAATGTATTATCAGCTAAATATGAA AGTTTAGATTACGATACTTGcgaaaactatttattattagaCGAAGAAAGAAAAAAGGGTTACAAATTTATAGTACAAAAAAGTATATCGAGATGGTTGGTCTTCTTATTAATAGGCATGATCACAGCTTTAATAGCGTGTGTTATAGATATATCCATAGAAGAATTATCAACCATTAAGTATGCATCACTTAGTAAAC ATGTCGATAGATATGTCACACAAGGCAAATTGTATGTACCTTATGGTTTATGGATTTTATACAATGTGATACCAGTTTTGATTGGTTCGATACTAGTCGCATATGGTGAACCAATAGCTGCTGGTAGTGGTATACCTCAAGTGAAATGTTACCTCAATGGTGTAATGGTACCTAGAGTTGTAAGGATAAAAACTTTAATGGTTAAGAGTATAGGAGTTATTTGTTCGGTTGTTGGAGGCTTAGCAGGAGGAAAG GAAGGTCCTATGATTCATTCAGGGGCCGTAGTTGCTGCTGGTATTTCTCAAGGCAAAAGTAGCACattcaaaaaagattttaatatttttaaatattttcgagAAGATCATGAAAAAAGAGATTTTGTATCAGGCGGTGCAGCTGCCGGTGTATCGGCAGCTTTCGGCGCCCCAGTCG gTGGTGTATTATTCAGTTTAGAAGAAGGCACCAGTTTTTGGAATCAAAGTTTAACTTGGCGAACATTTTTTGCTTCCGTAGTTTCAACATTCACCCTCAACGTTGTACTTTCCGCTTACCACGGTGTTCCTGGTAATTTAAGTTACCCGGGTTTGTTGAATTTGGGTAAATTCGATGGTTTCAGTTATGAATTCTTCGAATTGCCCATTTTTCTTGTTATGGGTGCTTTCGGTGGATTATGCGGAGCCCTGTGGAATCATATTAATTACAAGATAACAGTATTTAGAATGAG GTATGTTCGCCCCAGGTGGTTGAAAGTTGTTGAAGCGTGCATTGTGGCCGCAGTTACCGCTACTGCAGGGTTTTTGATGATGTTCATTATAAACGACTGCAAACCTTTGGGGTTAGATCCAACGAAATATCCAACTCAG TTGTATTGTGCCGATGGAGAATACAACGTATTAGCCAGTATTTGGTTTCAAACTCCTGAAGCGTCGGTTAGATCGTTGTTTCACGATCCTCCGAATACTCATAACGCTTTAGCGTTAGCGTCATTCGTCGTCGTCTACTTTTTTTTAGCCGTTTGGACGTTCGGTTTGTCGACGTCAAACGGTTTGTTCATACCGACATTATTGACTGGAGCAGCCTGGGGTAGATTAGTCTCCATTGGGATTTATAGCATTTTCCCAAATTCG GTTATCGTGTCGGGAAAATATGCTTTGATAGGAGCCGCCGCGCAATTAGGTGGAGTAGTTCGAATGACAATTAGTTTAACTGTGATAATAATCGAAACTACAGGTAATGTAACGTTCGCCTTACCACTTATAATAACGTTGATAGCAGCTAAATGGACTGGGGATTTCTTCAACGAG ggtaTTTACGACACGCTAATCCAGTTATGGGGCATCCCATTACTTCCATGGGAACCTCCACCATTAGTCCATAATATATATGCTAGTGAAGTTATGTCACATCCAGTGGTTACATTAAAATGTGTAGAGAATGTTGGGCATATTgtggaattattaaaattgacatCTTATAATGGATATCCGGTGGTAGATCCACCCTTAACAGATCAA agCGAAGTCACTACTTACGGTCGCATTAGAGGCCTGATTTTGAGATCACAACTTGTTGTAATACtgcaaaagaaaatttttaatgagaCCGCAGATGATTGGGACAGTATTAGTGCTTCAATTTTCAGAGATGCTTACCCTAGATATCCAACGATAAAG gacTTGGTTATAAGCGACAtagaaaaaacttattatataGATCTGCGGCCTTTTATGAATCCATCTCCTTATACAGTACTGCAC TCATCATCATTACctagaatgttcaaaatattcagAGGACTTGGTCTACGTCATTTACCAATCGTTAATGACTCGAACGAG gTTGTTGGTATGGTAACGAGAAAAGATTTGGCGCGATACAGAGTATGGCGGCACCGAGGCCACATGGGCGTAGAGGAATtattaatttccaaagaaatatAG
- the LOC130445407 gene encoding H(+)/Cl(-) exchange transporter 7 isoform X2: protein MMNNTNEESTSTSNLIADFEEMPPTKATIFRNVVSINNTDSDEDIRTQIVDSEDANTLSSVRRRVEISKEKVQTGSLNVLSAKYESLDYDTCENYLLLDEERKKGYKFIVQKSISRWLVFLLIGMITALIACVIDISIEELSTIKYASLSKHVDRYVTQGKLYVPYGLWILYNVIPVLIGSILVAYGEPIAAGSGIPQVKCYLNGVMVPRVVRIKTLMVKSIGVICSVVGGLAGGKEGPMIHSGAVVAAGISQGKSSTFKKDFNIFKYFREDHEKRDFVSGGAAAGVSAAFGAPVGGVLFSLEEGTSFWNQSLTWRTFFASVVSTFTLNVVLSAYHGVPGNLSYPGLLNLGKFDGFSYEFFELPIFLVMGAFGGLCGALWNHINYKITVFRMRYVRPRWLKVVEACIVAAVTATAGFLMMFIINDCKPLGLDPTKYPTQLYCADGEYNVLASIWFQTPEASVRSLFHDPPNTHNALALASFVVVYFFLAVWTFGLSTSNGLFIPTLLTGAAWGRLVSIGIYSIFPNSVIVSGKYALIGAAAQLGGVVRMTISLTVIIIETTGNVTFALPLIITLIAAKWTGDFFNEGIYDTLIQLWGIPLLPWEPPPLVHNIYASEVMSHPVVTLKCVENVGHIVELLKLTSYNGYPVVDPPLTDQY from the exons atgatgAATAACACAAATGAAGAGAGCACTTCTACTAGTAATCTAATAGCTGATTTCGAAGAAATGCCACCCACCAAAGCAACAATATTTAGG aacGTAGTATCAATAAATAACACAGATAGTGACGAGGACATTAGAACTCAAATTGTGGATTCAGAAGATGCTAATACATTGTCATCAGTAAGACGGAGGGTAGAGATAAGCAAAGAAAAAGTACAAACTGGGTCACTTAATGTATTATCAGCTAAATATGAA AGTTTAGATTACGATACTTGcgaaaactatttattattagaCGAAGAAAGAAAAAAGGGTTACAAATTTATAGTACAAAAAAGTATATCGAGATGGTTGGTCTTCTTATTAATAGGCATGATCACAGCTTTAATAGCGTGTGTTATAGATATATCCATAGAAGAATTATCAACCATTAAGTATGCATCACTTAGTAAAC ATGTCGATAGATATGTCACACAAGGCAAATTGTATGTACCTTATGGTTTATGGATTTTATACAATGTGATACCAGTTTTGATTGGTTCGATACTAGTCGCATATGGTGAACCAATAGCTGCTGGTAGTGGTATACCTCAAGTGAAATGTTACCTCAATGGTGTAATGGTACCTAGAGTTGTAAGGATAAAAACTTTAATGGTTAAGAGTATAGGAGTTATTTGTTCGGTTGTTGGAGGCTTAGCAGGAGGAAAG GAAGGTCCTATGATTCATTCAGGGGCCGTAGTTGCTGCTGGTATTTCTCAAGGCAAAAGTAGCACattcaaaaaagattttaatatttttaaatattttcgagAAGATCATGAAAAAAGAGATTTTGTATCAGGCGGTGCAGCTGCCGGTGTATCGGCAGCTTTCGGCGCCCCAGTCG gTGGTGTATTATTCAGTTTAGAAGAAGGCACCAGTTTTTGGAATCAAAGTTTAACTTGGCGAACATTTTTTGCTTCCGTAGTTTCAACATTCACCCTCAACGTTGTACTTTCCGCTTACCACGGTGTTCCTGGTAATTTAAGTTACCCGGGTTTGTTGAATTTGGGTAAATTCGATGGTTTCAGTTATGAATTCTTCGAATTGCCCATTTTTCTTGTTATGGGTGCTTTCGGTGGATTATGCGGAGCCCTGTGGAATCATATTAATTACAAGATAACAGTATTTAGAATGAG GTATGTTCGCCCCAGGTGGTTGAAAGTTGTTGAAGCGTGCATTGTGGCCGCAGTTACCGCTACTGCAGGGTTTTTGATGATGTTCATTATAAACGACTGCAAACCTTTGGGGTTAGATCCAACGAAATATCCAACTCAG TTGTATTGTGCCGATGGAGAATACAACGTATTAGCCAGTATTTGGTTTCAAACTCCTGAAGCGTCGGTTAGATCGTTGTTTCACGATCCTCCGAATACTCATAACGCTTTAGCGTTAGCGTCATTCGTCGTCGTCTACTTTTTTTTAGCCGTTTGGACGTTCGGTTTGTCGACGTCAAACGGTTTGTTCATACCGACATTATTGACTGGAGCAGCCTGGGGTAGATTAGTCTCCATTGGGATTTATAGCATTTTCCCAAATTCG GTTATCGTGTCGGGAAAATATGCTTTGATAGGAGCCGCCGCGCAATTAGGTGGAGTAGTTCGAATGACAATTAGTTTAACTGTGATAATAATCGAAACTACAGGTAATGTAACGTTCGCCTTACCACTTATAATAACGTTGATAGCAGCTAAATGGACTGGGGATTTCTTCAACGAG ggtaTTTACGACACGCTAATCCAGTTATGGGGCATCCCATTACTTCCATGGGAACCTCCACCATTAGTCCATAATATATATGCTAGTGAAGTTATGTCACATCCAGTGGTTACATTAAAATGTGTAGAGAATGTTGGGCATATTgtggaattattaaaattgacatCTTATAATGGATATCCGGTGGTAGATCCACCCTTAACAGATCAA TATTGA
- the LOC130445152 gene encoding vesicle transport protein SFT2A: protein MDKLRRVLSGNESPDEESGIMSQLDDASTLSWSTRLKGFLACFIVGILLSFLGSFALFLHGGLSVFAVFYTLGNVTSILSTCFLMGPFNQIKKMFASNRYIATILVIVSFTLTLISALLLKKAVLALLFIIIQSLSMTWYSLSYIPYARDAVKKTVMACVV from the exons atggaCAAATTGCGAAGAGTTTTAAGTGGAAACGAGTCCCCAGACGAAGAGAGCGGTATAATGTCACAa TTAGATGATGCCTCCACATTGAGTTGGTCAACAAGACTGAAGGGTTTTTTAGCATGTTTCATAGTAGGCATACTACTATCTTTTTTGGGCtcatttgctttatttttacaCGGAGGTTTATCAGTATTTGCAGTATTTTACACCTTAGGGAATGTCACATCCATATTAAGCACCTGCTTCCTTATGGGTCCCTTCAaccaaattaagaaaatgtTCGCTTCCAATAGATATATCGCTACAATTTTAGTTATAGTTTCTTTTACTTTAACGTTGATTTCAGCACTTCtg cTAAAGAAAGCCGTTCTTGCTCTACTCTTCATTATCATTCAGTCATTATCTATGACATGGTATTCGCTGTCCTACATACCATACGCAAGGGATGCCGTTAAAAAAACTGTCATGGCGTGTGTAGTGTAG